One window of Nocardia nova SH22a genomic DNA carries:
- a CDS encoding PadR family transcriptional regulator produces the protein MTSGTDLPTTSWAVLGMLSHADELSGYDLKKWADWSLQFFYWSPSFSQIYAELKRLEKHGYVTSRTVTSEDGIRGKRMYAITPTGRDAVAHWVNHSPVEAPVLKHSVLLRAWLGHLAEPDRLREILTAHIDYAENMRRRAAADAEGSDSNPDWAFPSAVLRWCIRHYEAERQLAEDLLTDLEALNKRGRLPRNRESPLAPPKSKSR, from the coding sequence ATGACATCAGGCACCGACCTGCCGACCACCTCGTGGGCCGTACTCGGGATGCTCTCGCACGCGGACGAGCTGTCCGGCTACGACCTGAAGAAGTGGGCGGACTGGAGTCTGCAGTTCTTCTACTGGAGTCCGTCGTTCAGCCAGATCTACGCCGAACTCAAACGCCTGGAGAAGCACGGTTACGTCACCTCGCGCACGGTGACCTCCGAGGACGGTATCCGCGGGAAGCGGATGTACGCGATCACGCCGACCGGCCGGGACGCGGTGGCGCACTGGGTCAATCACTCACCCGTCGAAGCGCCGGTCCTCAAGCACAGCGTGCTGCTGCGTGCATGGCTCGGCCATCTGGCCGAGCCGGACCGCTTACGCGAAATCCTCACCGCGCACATCGATTACGCGGAGAACATGCGCCGCCGCGCCGCCGCCGACGCCGAGGGCTCCGACTCCAATCCGGACTGGGCCTTCCCGAGCGCGGTATTGCGCTGGTGCATCCGCCATTACGAGGCCGAACGACAGCTGGCCGAGGATCTGCTCACCGATCTGGAGGCGCTGAACAAGCGGGGCCGGTTGCCGCGCAATCGCGAATCCCCGCTCGCACCACCGAAATCGAAGTCCCGGTAG